The sequence below is a genomic window from Glycine max cultivar Williams 82 chromosome 20, Glycine_max_v4.0, whole genome shotgun sequence.
TACTTGCAACAGCAATCATGATATACAAGTCGGTGCCTGAAAAAAGGAGGTCAGTGAAGGTGGTTCACCTCCTATTGCATCTGATAGCTTTAGTGGCTGGAATTATAGGGATTATTGCAGTTTTCAAATCTAAGAAAGAGGCAGGTCTTGCTGATATGTATACATTACACTCTTGGCTAGGCATGTCAGCAATCTCACTATTTGGCTTACAGGTAATTAATTCCATTTAACTATAACCTTCGCCAATTTCTAATTAACTTCCCTTTAAAGCAAACCAAAAGGTTTATCTTAGACTAATTGGTACGTTGAACCGGTCTAATTAGGAACAAACAAGTGATATAATCGATTCAAGTTGACGAGAAATGTTATGGGAACCGGCATGATCTGATTGGTTTTTTTGGAATCaattaaatacttaattaacaattaaacgCGCGCATTGAGCATTGTTAATAGATACTTTCTAAACTATTATTATCCTTTatagtataactttttttatattataatttaatcacaaattatcatatattttttgaattttccattatttatatgataaacTCTTGTAATAAAACccgtttttttaaatttcttttgcaGTATATATTTGGGTTCTTTGCTTATTTCTTCCCCGGTGCAGAAATGTCTGCTAGAGCTTCCCTTTTGCCATGGCACAGGTTTATGGGCatggccatattcctccttgcagTTGCCACAGCTGAGACGGGTTTGGTTGAATATTTCCAGTTTTTACAGCTTTTCCGCACTCAAGAGGCACTAATTATCAACTCCACTGGTCTCTTACTCTTCCTCTTTGCCGTCTTTGTTACCCTCTCTGTCATTCTCCAAAGAAATTACTGATGAAAATATGTATGTGTTTGTTGCAACATTTGCTCCATttctgttatttaaattatttaattgttatgcTATATCATGATTCAATAAATTATTCACTTCCTTTGACTCTCTCCCACAATATGCCCGATTAGCTAAACAAACACGACGACAAATCATTCCATTTTAACTTAGTGTACATGTGTTGGTATTGTCATGACTTagttacttttaataaaattttg
It includes:
- the LOC100785824 gene encoding probable ascorbate-specific transmembrane electron transporter 1 encodes the protein MARGFQVRATSVTIFAHLLFIAIATLVLVWLLHFREGVAFFSSSNPVKIFNLHPLLMVIGFILVGGEAIMIYKSVPEKRRSVKVVHLLLHLIALVAGIIGIIAVFKSKKEAGLADMYTLHSWLGMSAISLFGLQYIFGFFAYFFPGAEMSARASLLPWHRFMGMAIFLLAVATAETGLVEYFQFLQLFRTQEALIINSTGLLLFLFAVFVTLSVILQRNY